One genomic region from Athalia rosae chromosome 3, iyAthRosa1.1, whole genome shotgun sequence encodes:
- the LOC125500319 gene encoding LOW QUALITY PROTEIN: nucleolar protein 58-like (The sequence of the model RefSeq protein was modified relative to this genomic sequence to represent the inferred CDS: substituted 4 bases at 4 genomic stop codons), whose amino-acid sequence KKKKKKKKKKKKKKKKKKKKKLEKKKKIERVEKKKKKKLKKKKKKKKKKKKKKKEKKKKKKKKKKKKKKKKKKKKKNLKKKKKKKNXKKKKKKQKKKKKKKKKKKKKKSKKKKKKKKKKAKKKKKKKKKKNKKKKKKKKKKKKKKKKKKKKGLKKKKKKNXKKKKKKKKKKKKKKKKKKKKKKKKNXKKKKKNXKKKK is encoded by the exons aaaaaaaaaaaaaaaaaaaaaaaaaaaaaaaaaaaaaaaaaaaaaaaaaaaaaaaaaaaaaaattagaaaaaaaaaaaaaaatcgaaag ggttgaaaaaaaaaaaaaaaaaaaattaaaaaaaaaaaaaaaaaaaaaaaaaaaaaaaaaaaaaaaaaaaaaagaaaaaaaaaaaaaaaaaaaa aaaaaaaaaaaaaaaaaaaaaaaaaaaaaaaaaaaaaaaaaaaaaaatttaaagaaaaaaaaaaaaaaaaaaaattaaaaaaaaaaaaaaaaaaaacaaaag aaaaaaaaaaaaaaaaaaaaaaaaaaaaaaaaaaaaaaatcaaaaa aaaaaaaaaaaaaaaaaaaaaaaaag gctaaaaaaaaaaaaaaaaaaaaaaaaaaaaaaaataaaaaaaaaaaaaaaaaaaaaaaaaaaaaaaaaaaaaaaaaaaaaaaaaaaaaaaaaaaag ggttgaaaaaaaaaaaaaaaaaaaattaaaaaaaaaaaaaaaaaaaaaaaaaaaaaaaaaaaaaaaaaaaaaaaaaaaaaaaaaaaaaaaaaaaaaaaaaaaattgaaaaaaaaaaaaaaaaaattaaaaaaaaaaaaaa
- the LOC125500323 gene encoding LOW QUALITY PROTEIN: protein FAM133A-like (The sequence of the model RefSeq protein was modified relative to this genomic sequence to represent the inferred CDS: substituted 5 bases at 5 genomic stop codons): KKKLKKKKKKNXKKKKKKKKKKKKKKIEKKKKKKKKSEKKIKSGRLEKIKKKKKIGKKKKKKKNRKKKKVVFLXNDWMSQNVEFGGRVKKKKKKKKKKKKKLKKKKKKLKKKKKSKGLKKKKKKKKKKKIKRVEKKKKKKKNWKKKKKKNQTKLEKKKIENXKKKKKKKIKKNXKKKKKRKKKKKKKKKKKKWKEKKKKKIEKKKSKKGXKKKKKKKI, from the exons aaaaaaaaattgaaaaaaaaaaaaaaaaaaaattgaaaaaaaaaaaaaaaaaaaaaaaaaaaaaaaaaaaaaaaaaaaattgaaaaaaaaaaaaaaaaaaaaaaaaaatcagaaaaaaaaatcaaaag tggaaggcttgaaaaaataaaaaaaaaaaaaaaaattggaaaaaaaaaaaaaaaaaaaaaaaatagaaaaaaaaaaaaggtcgtttttttgtaaaatgactggatgtctcaaaatgttgaattcggtgggagggttaaaaaaaaaaaaaaaaaaaaaaaaaaaaaaaaaaaaaaattaaaaaaaaaaaaaaaaaaattaaaaaaaaaaaaaaaatcaaaag gcttaaaaaaaaaaaaaaaaaaaaaaaaaaaaaaaaaaatcaagag ggttgaaaaaaaaaaaaaaaaaaaaaaaaattggaaaaaaaaaaaaaaaaaaaatcaaacaaaattggaaaaaaaaaaaattgaaaattaaaaaaaaaaaaaaaaaaaaaaaataaaaaaaaattaaaaaaaaaaaaaaaaaag aaaaaaaaaaaaaaaaaaaaaaaaaaaaaaaaaaaaatggaaagaaaaaaaaaaaaaaaaaattgaaaaaaaaaaatcaaaaa agggttaaaaaaaaaaaaaaaaaaaaaaaatt
- the LOC125500328 gene encoding protein PXR1-like, translating to KKKKKKKKKKKKKKKKKKKKKKKKKKKKKKKKKKLKKKKKKKIKKKKKKNRNKKKLKKKKKKKKKKKKKKKNQNKKKKKKKIKKKKKKKKKKKKKKKKKKNQNGEEKKKKKKLKKKKKLKKKKKKKKKKKKKKKKKKKKKKKEKKKKKKKKKKKKKKKKKREKKKKKKKKKKKKNKNGERKKKKKKKKKKKIEKKKKIKKKKKKNEKKKLKKKKKKK from the exons aaaaaaaaaaaaaaaaaaaaaaaaaaaaaaaaaaaaaaaaaaaaaaaaaaaaaaaaaaaaaaaaaaaaaaaaaaaaaaaaaaaaaaaaaaaaaaaaaaaaaattaaaaaagaaaaaaaaaaaaaaaattaaaaaaaaaaaaaaaaaaaatcggaat aaaaaaaaattaaaaaaaaaaaaaaaaaaaaaaaaaaaaaaaaaaaaaaaaaaaaaaaatcaaaat aagaagaaaaaaaaaaaaaaaattaaaaaaaaaaaaaaaaaaaaaaaaaaaaaaaaaaaaaaaaaaaaaaaaaaaaaaaatcaaaat ggggaagaaaaaaaaaaaaaaaaaaaattaaaaaaaaaaaaaaaattgaaaaaaaaaaaaaaaaaaaaaaaaaaaaaaaaaaaaaaaaaaaaaaaaaaaaaaaaaaaaaaaaa gaaagaaaaaaaaaaaaaaaaaaaaaaaaaaaaaaaaaaaaaaaaaaaaaaaaaaaaaagggaaaaaaaaaaaaaaaaaaaaaaaaaaaaaaaaaaaaaaaataaaaat ggggaaagaaaaaaaaaaaaaaaaaaaaaaaaaaaaaaaaaaattgaaaaaaaaaaaaaaataaaaaaaaaaaaaaaaaaaaacgaaaaaaaaaaattgaaaaaaaaaaaaaaaaaaaaa
- the LOC125500330 gene encoding LOW QUALITY PROTEIN: protein PXR1-like (The sequence of the model RefSeq protein was modified relative to this genomic sequence to represent the inferred CDS: substituted 3 bases at 3 genomic stop codons) → VKEGKKKKKIVKEGKRKKKKKKKKKKKKKKKKKKKKKKKKKKKSELKEGERKEKKKKKKKKKLKKKKNQKKKKKNGKKKKKKKKKKKKKKNKKERKKKKKKKKIKKKKKKKKKKKKKKKKIKIKKKKKKIKKKKKKKKKKKKIKKKKKLKKKKKKKKKNXKKKKEKSEWGKKKKXKKKXKKKKNEKKKKEKKKKKKKKKIKKKKKKKK, encoded by the exons gtgaaagaggggaaaaaaaaaaaaaaaa tagtgaaagagggcaaaagaaaaaaaaaaaaaaaaaaaaaaaaaaaaaaaaaaaaaaaaaaaaaaaaaaaaaaaaaaaaaaaaaaaaaaaaaaaaaaaaaatcagaat tgaaagagggggaaagaaaagaaaaaaaaaaaaaaaaaaaaaaaaaaaaattaaaaaaaaaaaaaaatcaaaaaaaaaaaaaaaaaaatgggaaaaaaaaaaaaaaaaaaaaaaaaaaaaaaaaaaaaaaaaaaaataaaaaagaaa ggaaaaaaaaaaaaaaaaaaaaaaaaattaaaaaaaaaaaaaaaaaaaaaaaaaaaaaaaaaaaaaaaaaaaaaaaaatcaaaat aaaaaaaaaaaaaaaaaaaattaaaaaaaaaaaaaaaaaaaaaaaaaaaaaaaaaaaaatcaaaaaaaaaaaaaaattgaaaaaaaaaaaaaaaaaaaaaaaaaaaaattaaaaaaaaaaaaaagaaaaatcagaat ggggaaaaaaaaaaaaataaaaaaaaaaataaaaaaaaaaaaaaaatgaaaaaaaaaaaaaagaaaaaaaaaaaaaaaaaaaaaaaaaaaaaattaaaaaaaaaaaaaaaaaaaaaaaa